The proteins below are encoded in one region of Lactuca sativa cultivar Salinas chromosome 3, Lsat_Salinas_v11, whole genome shotgun sequence:
- the LOC111883235 gene encoding uncharacterized protein LOC111883235: protein MEDTKLSGDNDNIEREAPQLVTVLKDIKGGLDDLRAKVHVLTSKVKSGVYPTADGMSYLEAKHLLLLNYCQSLVYYLLRKAKGLPIQGHPLVHSLLETRLFLEKIRPIDKKLNYQIKKLTNLTNGNPIPMEDVDPKKPVASDDSLKLRPNPDMLIDKVAPEDDDGLYRPPKIAPTSMKKSKEERNVSRKEKQALRQSQQNEYARDLINDLEGRPQEVREVIGTEDDSEVRRYKAKMEERARREEELFTRAPLTSMEKKKLKQMRNSRNGLAGLADGFYDDIKSLGLPLEEGDEGQTSLFMDSDAGERKLKKRHKRRH from the exons ATGGAAGATACAAAGCTGTCTGGTGATAATGACAACATAGAAAG AGAAGCTCCTCAACTAGTTACAGTGTTGAAAGATATAAAGGGTGGGTTAGATGATCTCAGAGCTAAAGTTCATGTCTTGACTTCAAAG GTAAAGTCAGGAGTATACCCAACAGCAGATGGGATGAGCTATCTTGAGGCAAAGCATTTGCTTCTTTTGAATTACTGTCAGTCTCTAGTTTATTATTTGCTTAGAAAGGCCAAAGGCCTTCCAATTCAAGGACATCCTCTTGTCCATAGTCTTTTAGAGACACGTTTGTTTTTGGAAAAG ATCCGCCCAATTGACAAGAAGCTGAATTACCAAATTAAAAAACTTACAAACCTAACAAATGGGAATCCAATTCCAATGGAGGACGTAGATCCTAAAAAACCGGTTGCTTCAGATGATTCTTTGAAGCTTCGTCCAAACCCAGACATGCTTATAGACAAAGTTGCTCCCGAG GATGATGATGGTTTATATCGACCTCCTAAGATAGCTCCAACATCAATGAAGAAGTCAAAAGAAGAGAGAAATGTGTCGAGAAAAGAGAAACAAGCCTTGCGCCAATCCCAACAGAACGAATATGCTAGAGATCTTATCAATGATCTCGAGGGAAGACCCCAGGAg GTGAGGGAGGTTATTGGTACTGAAGATGATAGTGAAGTGAGGAGATATAAGGCAAAAATGGAAGAACGTGCGAGGAGGGAAGAAGAGCTCTTCACCCGTGCTCCTCTTACAAGTATGGAAAAGAAGAAGCTAAAACAGATGCGCAACTCAAGaaatgg GCTGGCAGGTCTAGCTGATGGTTTCTATGATGATATTAAATCCTTGGGCTTACCTTTAGAAGAAGGTGATGAAGGTCAAACTTCTCTCTTCATGGATTCAGATGCTGGAGAAAGGAAGTTGAAGAAGAGGCACaag AGACGACATTAG